The Chitinophaga caeni genome segment TAAAAAAAGCACCGCGACTGTTATGCGCGGTGCTTTCATATAAAAATTCTTTAATGAATTATTGAACATTAGTTGCAGCAGGAGGAGCAACTGCGGTATCTATCTCTTCATCATCACCCATTTGTGACCATGTGGCCGCTTCGGCAGCTTGTTTCTGCTTGAAGATGCCATAAGCCTTAGTGCAAAGCTTGATGATTTGAGCCAAGGAGTTTTCATCCTGGTTAACAAAAGTTAATTCGGCTGTAGAAACCTGTTTGCCACCGCTAACGGTGCCGGATTGTGTTTTCAGTTCCTTCAACAAACCTTTAACGTCCGTTACCAAGCTATCTGGTACTTCGGAGAAAACAGAAGCCGGTACATTTTTGGATAATTTTTGGAAGTCGATATACATGCTGGAAACATTTCCTTTAGCATTGCTGATCATATCGCCGGATATTTTACCACCTGATTTACCGGTAGCATAATTATCCACCAACTCTTGGCTGGAGCCGATAATGATATCTTTTCCTTCGATTTTTGCACCCATGGTAGGAGGTACCTCTTTCAAAATGTATTTGTCACCTTCTTTCACGATAACATCCTTCATATCAGGCAGGCTGATCAACTTATCAAAAGCTTTTTCATCCCCGATTTTAAAAGTAAAGAGCCATTTAGCGGAAGGTTCTTTGTTGGTGTAAGTAGAATCCCACATGGAAGGCGTTTCTTTCACTGTAAAGTCGGAACCGATAACTGCAATCTCAGCATTAAAGGCGTTCATAATGTCATTCATAGTGATGCCCATCTTGGTGAGTTGCATATCGATCATGGAGTCATAACCTAAAGCTTTAATCAGGTCGCCGATAAGGTGCGTATCAAAGGCCATTATCGCATATCCAAAGACATTATCAGAAGGATATTTCTCCAATTGCTTGATATCAACAGTTTTGGAATCGTGTTTGTCCAATAATTCCTTCAACTCTTTACCATAGTACCCGGTAGATTTAGCCACTACTTTACCTTTTTCAAAGTTCAGGCTGGAAATGTAGAATGAGCCTTCAATCAGCTTTTTAAGGCCGTTTCCGAACATCGCTACAGCCATACCGGCCTG includes the following:
- a CDS encoding DUF4836 family protein, with product MKQKISRVLLVALSAILVLSSCSKAPEQSKYIPKEASFVASINTKQLEQKLLESGLSNEKILETISKTASGADGSEDTSNPVTKGVKDFQNSGVDLKGTLYFFSSATPDGKMYYATIGKLTDASKFEAYVTKNIPNVTVTTADKVKIGIVKIEEGTNATLAWDDKTVMALISPDFEKYSSFMDTDAPAVDNSAVLTTEVKRLFNLKDDEKASSMTSFKEFSKENADIAYWANIDATVENSLKNMPGQAGMAVAMFGNGLKKLIEGSFYISSLNFEKGKVVAKSTGYYGKELKELLDKHDSKTVDIKQLEKYPSDNVFGYAIMAFDTHLIGDLIKALGYDSMIDMQLTKMGITMNDIMNAFNAEIAVIGSDFTVKETPSMWDSTYTNKEPSAKWLFTFKIGDEKAFDKLISLPDMKDVIVKEGDKYILKEVPPTMGAKIEGKDIIIGSSQELVDNYATGKSGGKISGDMISNAKGNVSSMYIDFQKLSKNVPASVFSEVPDSLVTDVKGLLKELKTQSGTVSGGKQVSTAELTFVNQDENSLAQIIKLCTKAYGIFKQKQAAEAATWSQMGDDEEIDTAVAPPAATNVQ